gtggaCGTCCAGTTCTAACACAtgttgaaaagaccatctttgctccattgtattacttttgctcctttgtcaaagttcAATTGATTATCTTTGTATGGGTTGGATCTTATTTTTTAACTAATGTGCCTTTTAACTGAAATTTTTAGTCCATTTCTTTCAAATAATTTTGATATGTATGAGTTTAAGTTGGCcacttgctgtttgttttctaattgccccattttttcttttttccttcctgtgttcctcctttcctgcctccttctTAGTGTGTCTAAttcctcattgtttttatgccATACTTACATTAGCTTTTTAATGGTTTATctgttcagtttttaaaaagcaccTCCCCCCCCATTTTTCTGATTGGATATATCTGTAGATTTatgttcaagttcactaatccttTCTTTTGCAATGTCCAGTAGCCCATAAAATGAGCTtttcattttagttcttttttttttttttttttacaatttccatttttttgatgAGATTCTCTATTCACTCTTTATGACCATTTTTCCTTTATGTCcttgaatatatttaaatagcTGCTTTAAAGCTTTATTAAGTTCTGTTAATTACCACATGCTGGGTCATCTTGGGGTCTGTTTCTAAGAactgttttttttcttgatcatgggacacattttcctgcttctttgcatagctagtaattttttattgtatgatGGACATTGTGGATAATACCTTTTAGGAGTCTGAATTATGTCATCTTTCTTTAAGTGGTAttgaattttattctttgttaGAGTGGGACTATTTGTTTGAACTTAGTGCAATACGGCCCTGgctggctgcctgtttttgtaaatgaagttttgtTAAAACATAGCCATTGCCCATTTGTTTGTATATTGTCTATGGCAGCTTCTGCACTataacagcagagctgagtagttgtgacataGACCATATGGCTCACAACTCTAAGTTATATACTATTTAgcattttaagaaaaagtttgccaactcttgCTCTAGGATACACTCCTGACTCCTAGTCACATTTCTGTAATAGTAGCTAAATGGCTGAGGTGTTCAGTGAGGTCTCTCCACTTAGGCTGGCCTTCTCAGCACTAACTTCTGGTATCACTGTTCAATTCTCGGTCCCAGAGCAGGTAATCTTTTGCTAGGTCTTGCAGATCCTTTTCCTGTACATGCATATCCCAGCCCTCAGACAAGTACTCTTGATGAGACCTCATGCAAatttctgcctccctccccacagaTCCCTTTTCTCTTGAACTGCCACCTGCCTCAGTAACCCAACCTCTGCCTCTTCGGCTCAGCAGGACTGCCACTCTGCTTAGGCTCAACCTCCCTGTGATAATGCTGGAAAACGCCCCCAGGCAGAATCTCAGGATGATCAACTGTGGGGTTTAACATCCTGTGTCTCCCTTCTCTCAGGAATCACAGTACTGTGCTGTCTATTGTTCAATGCCTGAAAATATACCTGCCCACATATATTTTGCCAGGCTTAATGTTGTTTTGGTGAGAGGGCAAATTTGGCACTAGTTACTCTGTTATGGTAAGATAAAGCTGCTGTTGCAAAACGAAAGATCCTAGAAAACAGAATATTCTGTTGATTCTACTCATGGCTTTTTATTTACTGGTACTCACTGAATTCTCTAAGTAGTCATTTTCAGGTTAACTATGTCCAATTCCTTTAACTATCTCTCATAATACAACACAGATACTATGTAAGTCATTACATGTAGGAGATGCACAACCAGGACATTTCCTGTCTTCAAGGAGTTCAGTCTTGTAAACCAGATAAACATCACACACATCCCTGTTCGCTTTTTGAAATACATCTCTGAGCATGTAGCAGAGCATACAGAACTAAAGGTAATTAAAAACAGAAGGCTAGATTTCCTTTCTAACCTCCCCTATCATCCTTTTTAGGGTAGAGGTGGAAAACAAATCTAGCATTATGGGAGAAATTGGGTAGAATTTATAGAAATCTAAAAAATGTTTAGCAATAAGACCTAGGCAAAGATCACCTTTTCTGGGCTTCTTTCTTTAGTTACAAACTATTGAGAAATGGGTTAAATGCAGGCTGGTTTTTACCTTCCTAAGATCAGTGGTTTCAGAAATAAATCAACtcagttttgttttgtgaatttttaGAGCTATGTCTTTGGCCCCAAAACTAAGATATAATTAGGGACCATAACCTCATTCAGAGAGACTTTGCCTGCACTTTCTTATGGCTAAACCTCCCTCCAGTGAAGTTGCTTTGTACTGTTTTAGTTACCCTTAAGTCCTATCTTAAGAGAAGTCATTCAGTGCCAACACCCAGTTGGGAAGCTTAGAAGGCACATCACAAGCACTGTAGCCTACTTACTGTCCAATTATCAAACAAAAGGAAGAATGAGATATTTAGGGGGAGAAACTTTTAACcttattttaaattaatctgAGCTTTCCTATCATGTCATAGGGAATATCtaatttagaaggaaaaataggTGGCTTTGCCACATCTAACTTGCGTTGCTTAGAGTTGGCATTAGTGTAAAGGCCATCATTCTGTCCCACTCTTTGAGTTGTAAACATCTGACCAGGGGACAATGCCTGACTAGTAACAGCGCAAGTTGTGTAGGTTCATGAGGTTTGAGGTAAGAGCAAATTTTGATATGCCTGTTTCTCTTAACAGTACAGGTCAGaggttggcaaacattttctgtaaagggccagatagtaagtattttaggctttgcaggccacatggtctctgtcacaactacagctctgccattgtagtaGGAAAGTACCTATAGATGCTGTGTAAACAAATGAgtatggctgtgttctaataaagtttatttacaaaaatatgcaGCTAGAATTCGGCCTGAAAGCTATAGTTTGCTAACCCCTAATGAACATAAATCTAAGCTGGCAAAAATTTAACTGTGTTTCCggttttataaaattttcaagaTCGTGAAAAAATGTTTTCCTGTTTTGTAAATTGGcctttttattgagtgtttttctATTGATAAGATAAAGCTGTCATTACTGTTTCTACATACTACCTGATCATACGATATTTTGCATTCTATAACTTCAAAATGAAACCTCCCTTTTCTTGACAGATAAACACTACATGTGAAGACTGGTGAAAGGGAACATTGATTTCTGAAGGGGGGCCCTCAGAGGAAAAGCTCTGGTCAGTGTCACGTGGACAAACGCTCAGTGTTTTCCGAAAATGCTTTGAAGTAGTCTTTGCTACTGCTTTCCTTCTCTTCAGAACATGGGCTGCATGAAATCAAAGCAAACTTTCCCATTTCCTACCACATTTGAGAGTGAGAAGCGGCATGCGGATGAAGAAAGCTTTGTGTCGGAAGAGAGATTTCTACCTAGGATGCCTTCTCCAGTTATCGATAAAGAGGAAGTGAAGGAACCTCCAGGGCCAGAAGTTGTGGTCTTCGAATTTGCACACCGCCTGTCCCAGGAAATCCTGAATGATGCCTTGCAGCAGTGGGCAGGCAATAACATCAAGTATCATGACATCCCATACATTGAGAGTGAGGGGCCTTGACGCTGTAGGATGACACTTTCTTGAACTGTGGATACAGTTGGTGCTAGtttaaatacatgaaacaaaagcaaaaactggTGTGGATAAATACAAATAACTCCAGCTGGATGTAAAAATATGTCTATGATAATATCACGAGTgtaggaaaacctaaaatgaaatGTGTTTTAAGCAGTTATAAGTTAACAGCAATTTCTATCGGTTTGCTCTTGGATTTTAGTCATTTAAAGGGCTAAACATTGTCCTGTGGCACCACAGTAATCAGCTGTTTGTCACACCACTTTCTTCCTGAGGCCAGTGATGgtatcaccaaaaaaataaaaataaacaagtgcccTAAGTTTCCAAAGGGTTATTTTAAAGACactcatttaaaataactatttgttATTTTACACAAAAAACCCAAGCTATGAAAAGAATTTTTCTTGAAATGCCTTGGCAAGGGAATTGCACTCAAGCCATGGTGATTAACAGTGAGTCCTGTTTGTCAAAACCATTTGTGTCAAGGATCCCTACTTCTTGATACAAATGATCAAGCACTAGAAAGCAATCCATGTAGAAGAGGTCCACCTTGCACCCTGTCCTTAATAAgctatttatttttgtagatgAAAAGCATAGCTGTCACCCTGAACCTCAGGGCCCTAACTAACCACAGCTGTCACTGAATGACTCATACTTTGAGTATAGGCATCTTAACAAGATACAATTTATAAGTAAGTCATGACTTTCATGTTTATTGCATTAAGAAGCCCAGTGATATAACTATACAAGAAAACAAGTATAGGTACCTTGTATAAATAGCAAtccagtaaattttaaaataacagaagcCCTAGTCAGCAAGGTAGAAAGCAGAACCTGGTCTCAGTGCTGAATGTGTATTAAGCTTTACTGTCTCCCAGACGCAGAGGGCTGGTATATGGGCACtcattcccatttttttattgactAGTGGAGCAGTCACCATTCAGATTACTGTGGGACCAGATTATACCTGAGGATTTATAGTTGTATTACAAAACAAAAGATCAAACACTCCTCCAAAGAGAGCACTCTTGTATTATGGTGGTAATGCCCATGGGGCATTTACAACCATATACTATACTATTTTCATAAATTTGGCTACCTTTTTGgggaggcctttttttttttttttaactgtcaagcacacttttttttttttaaaagaattaagtactgTTTGAGATCAATAGTAACAGAAAATTtaggagagagggaagatgaTACTGAGAAGACATAACTTGTAGGAAAATTGGGACTGAGTCTCTAGATTAGAATTATCTTTTCATCAAGATTTGCTACATATTTAGTTTAATCGGAAAGGGAATTATTTAAGTCCTTGTGCATTAGTTCTTTTTATTAAGATAACAGATCCTTGTCACTGAAATCTAAAGGAAGGCAGAAAAAGGCTCTGACCTCTTTAATGAGATAAGTATGTATTTGGCCTTGTAAGCAGGCAGAAATGTTACCTCTAATTTCAACAATTATACTTTGGAACCTACAATCAAATAGAGTAAATTCTCCAAGTTACATGGGCAAAGACAGTTCTTTGAGGTGAGTGATGTGCCATCTTTCAGTTGCCTTTGGACACCTGGTCATTCAACTTTCATTTCACCTAATCCCAGGATTTGTACTGTCCTGTTGTACTTGCAGTCTAGCAatttacaaaacagaaaaaccacCACCCCTCTTCATACAAGGATCTGAAGTCGTAAGGCTACAAACAGAAAGTTTCTCAAAAGTGCAAAACATATTTCCAGCTCATGAAGAAAAATTTAGGTTTTTGAGTGTTTACACTAATGACTCAGATGGAAGCCTAGATATTGCCATTTTTCATTCATGTTATATCTCACATCAGGACACTTTTGCTGCAAGGTCATTTGCTGTTTAAAAGCTATAATTaggtatataaaataataatattatgctGAGAACACAAAGCCATATAAAAGCAGCACATCATACTAAATTTTCCAGCATACACAGGGACACAGACTAATGGGTTTTGgttatatctaaatattttaacCTCAGGTCCCTCCTTTGCCCTGGGCCCCTATTTCTCAGGGGTATAACAGGGATGCCTGTCAGATCCGTATCTAGCCAGAATTCTAATCTCCGTTGCCACCCTCTCTGACATTACGGCGCTAGGATTTTGTAGTGGAGCACCACCCCCTCGCCCCTGAATCATTTTAACAGAGTATAATATCTTATGACATACAGAGACTTACCTTAGAAATATATGCTGTATTATATGTCAAACCATGAACAAGGAACTACAAGGATTGCATAATCAGTGAGTTAGTGGATGAACCAAGTTGGAGGCAGGCATGAGAAAGAGGTGGATAAACCCATTTGTACTGCATGTGATAGTTATCAAGATAtaatttggggggccggccccgtggcttagcagttaagtgcgcgcgctccgctgctggcggcccgggttcagatcctgggcgtgcaccgacgcaccgcttctccggccatgctgaggccacgtcccacatacagcaactagaaggatgtgcaactatgacatacaactatctaccggggctttgggggaaaaataaataaattatatataaaaaaaaaagatataatttggCCTTGATGA
This Diceros bicornis minor isolate mBicDic1 chromosome 10, mDicBic1.mat.cur, whole genome shotgun sequence DNA region includes the following protein-coding sequences:
- the C10H2orf88 gene encoding small membrane A-kinase anchor protein, with product MGCMKSKQTFPFPTTFESEKRHADEESFVSEERFLPRMPSPVIDKEEVKEPPGPEVVVFEFAHRLSQEILNDALQQWAGNNIKYHDIPYIESEGP